The following DNA comes from Marinilactibacillus sp. Marseille-P9653.
GTTGTCAGCTATGATGTATCTGAAGAAGAGGTTGTAGAAACAGAAACACCTCAAGAAGTGCAAGAATCTGTAAAAGAAGAAGTTGTTGAAGAAGAAGCCGTTACAGAAGAAACACCTGAAGCGACAGAAACAACAGCACCTGAAGCACCTTCTGAAGATATATCAACGTCTTCTAGTGAAGCACAAGCTTCAGCTCAAAGTGGAAGAACCGTTTCTGTAGAAGCAACTGCTTATTCATTAAACCAGCCTGAACTAGGAAACATCACTTATTCAGGAATCGATCTTAGACAAAATCCAAACGTTATCGCTGTAGATCCAAGCTTTATCCCGTTAGGATCTAGAATCAACGTACCTGGATATGGTGAATTTATCGCTGGCGATACTGGTGGAGCTATCAAAGGAAACCGTATTGATATCCACATGACAGATATTCAACAAGCTTTACAATTTGGACGTCGCTCAATCGAAGTTCAAATCATCGAATAATAGTATAAAGTTAGAGCCTGACCAGATTCCATTCTGGTCAGGCTTTTTTGAACAAGTCTTTAGGTAAGGTAATGAGTTCTTGTAAATAATATGACGTCTTTAAAAATAAACTTTAACAAATTGTAAAAGTATTATTTTTTGAATCCAGACGTATTCATGTTAAGTTATATTTGAGAGAAGAAATTCTTTCAAAAAAATATGGATTAAATAAAGGAGAGAGTAGAAAAATGAAGAAACTTGCAAAACTGACAGCACTGACGATGACAGCCGGAATGTTGTTAGCAGCATGTGGAGACACTACCGACACCGATATGGATGATCCAGCTACTACAGACCCAGCGACAGATCCAGGTACGGGTACAGACATGGACGATGATATGGATGATGATGCAGATTTAGGCGATGACCTAGACTTGGATGATGATACAGATACAGATTCAGATAATGATTAATTGTTCCAAATAAACTTAGAATAAGTAAAATAAAAACTGAGAGCCTGTATAAGGTTCTCAGTTTTTTACTTAATTTAATAACATATTGGTTTTGACAACAACTTCTTTGTTTTTCATATAAACTCGAGGGATTCTTTTACCGATGCCACACAGTAATTCATAATGAAAACTATTTGTTAATTCAGCCATAGCGTAGAGCGACGGATAATCAGCAGCGGGATCTCCAAAGAAGACGATTTCGTCGTCTTCTGATATAGAATCAATATTTGTTACGTCTAACATAATTTGATCCATACAGATTCTACCAACGATAGGTGCTTTTTTCCCGTTAGTTGTTAGATACCATCGATTAGATAATTGTCTCGGGATACCATCAGCGTATCCAAGTAAAATCGTAGCGATTGTTCGCTTGCTTTCAGCAGTATAGGTACGTCCATATCCCACCGTATCTCCCTTAGAGATTGTTTTGATAAAAGCAGCGTGAGTCGTTAACTTCATAATTGGTTTCAAATCAATGGTACTTTCCATACTTTTATCAGGATGGTATCCATAGATAGAGATACCTGTTCGAATCATATCCAAGTGAAACTCAGGGTAGGCTAAAGTTGCAGCGGTGTTGCAACAATGTTTAAGATTGAATTTGATATCATTTTCTTCCAAAAAAGAAACAATGTTCATAAAGGTTTTAAATTGAGCTTTAGTAAAAGAAGGGTCTTCTAGATTCTCAGCGTCGGCAAAGTGTGTGAAAACACCGTCGAACAGAACAAATTCTGACTCCATAGTATGCATGACTTTCAAAGCTTCTTGATTAGAACGCACACCAATACGGGACATGCCCGTATCCACTTTTAAATGAACAGTCGCAACTTTCCGAAGGTTTTCAGCAGTTTTACGCACTTGTTCAGCAACAGATTCAGTGAAAACAGTCATGGTAATATTATTTGCAATGGCGGTCGCAATGGTTTGTTCTTCGACAGGGCCAAACATTAGAATCGGAACTTCAATGCCAGCTTCTCTTAATTCAAGTGCTTCATCAAGTACAGCTACTGCAAGATAATCCGTACCAAGTTCTTCCAGTTTTTTGCCAACTTCAACAGCTCCATGACCATACGCATCGGCTTTTACAACAGCCATAAATTTAGTTTGAGTATCCAGTAGACTTTTCATCTGAGTATAGTTATAAGCAATATGATCGAGGTTGATTTCAGCACGTGTAAAACGATAACTTCCATAATCCATTGTTCATCAGCATCCTTATGATTTGGTATTGTTTATTTTAACATGAATGAAAGCTGACATCGAAGTCATAATGCGTTAGAATCGTTATTCTTACAAAGTGTTGTTACAATAACCATAAATAAGATAAATAGATAGGAGATTTGAATATGAAAACAGGATCAAAGGCCTTTATAATCGTCATGCTTAGCTTGTTCATGGCAGCTTGTACCGATCAATCAGCTCCTGAAATTGCACCTGGTGCAAATGGAGATGCAGCAGAAGAGTCAACGGAAGAAACGGATGCTACAGGTACAGATGAACAAATGGCAGCTTTAGATGTGGATCTTTATAATGGAGACTCTCAAAGAGCAGGTAATGCAATCTTTGACGAAAGTGATGGCAACGTGATGCTTACATTGAATTTAGAAGACGTATCAGCAGGAGAAATAAGTATTCAAATTCATAGTAGAGGTGAAGCGACACCGCCAAGCTTTGAAGATGCCGGAGATGATTTCCAGGAATTTGAATTACCAGATCTTGAGGTCTCCGAAGGTGGAGCAGTGAATCAAACCTTTGAATTAGAAGGCGTATCGCTTTTACCAGAAGCTGAAGGGACCTTAGCCACAGAAGACGGTTCTTCTATTATTATTTTAAATGGTTCGGGTAGTCCAATCATTGGAGGGGTTATATTTCCCCCACAATAAATAAAATTATGCTGGTTTGTCTATCCAAGACAAATCAGTTTTTCTTTATATAGAACCTTGTTCTTGAACGCACTCTTCGGTATGATAAGAACAATTCTATTTAAAAGGGGATCATCAGATGACGATCAATGAAAAGCTGTTAACAGCATACAAGGAAAAATTTAACGCAGAACCTTCCAATCATGCGGTCAAGCAAGCCATTGCGAAAGTAGGGATTGCCGATGCTTCCATCGATAACAATAGGCTTAGAAGACATTCTTTTATTTTCTCAAACGAAACAACGCGCGGTGAGATTACAAATCAGAAATCTAGTGGACGCTGCTGGATGTTTGCGGCATTAAATACAGCCCGAGTAGATACTATGAAAAAACTAGACGTGAAAACTTTCGAATTTTCACAAAACTATACGTTGTTCTGGGATAAACTTGAGAAATCTAATTATCTGTTAGAAAATATTATAGATACAGTTGAAGAGCCATTAAATTCGAGACTCGTGCAACATTTACTGTTTGATCCTATTCAAGATGGTGGACAATGGGATATGTTTTCTGGACTTCTTGAAAAATACGGTGCTGTTCCAAAATCTGTTATGCCCGAAACTTATCATTCTTCAAATACGAGAGAATTGAATACACTTTTAACAGCGAAATTGAGAGAATTTGCTGCTAAAATACGTGAAGCACATAAATCAGGTGCATCAAGAGAAGCTTTACTGGAAATAAAAGAATCGTCCCTTTATTTTGTGTACAATTTACTGGTGAAAACACTTGGAGAAGTACCGGAAACGTTTACTTATGAATATAGAGACAATCAAAATGACTTCCACCGTATCAAAGACATCACCCCTCAAGACTTTTTCAAAGAGTATGTTGAATGGGATTTGAACGACAGAGTTAGTCTAATCAACGCTCCTACAGAAGATAAACCTTATGGAAAAGCCTATACGGTTAAGTATCTTGGAACTGTAAAAGAAGCGAAACCAGTCACTTATATTAATGTACCGATAGATGTCCTTAAAAAAGCAGCTGTTGCAGCTATCAAAGATGGAGAACCTATCTGGTTTGGTTGCGATGTAGGAAAAATGCTAGATCGTAAAGCAGGGATTATGGATCATCACGCTTACGATTACGAGGCAACACTAGGGGAAACCGTTGAATTAACGAAAGCCCAGAGATTGGATTACGGAGAAAGCTTATTAACACATGCAATGGTATTCGTTGGAGTTGATCTAGATGAAGACGGGGCACCAATTAAGTGGAAAGTAGAAAATAGCTGGGGAGATACTTCAGGAGATAAAGGGGTTTATTCAATGAGCGATCAATGGTTCGATGAATACAATTACCAAATCACTGTCAGCAAAAAATATGTAGAGGAACAATGGTTGAAAGCACTAGAAGAACCCGTTACAGAATTAGAACCATGGGATCCAATGGGCGCACTTGCTATGATGCAGTAAAATACCTGAATCGATCTTATTTTAAAATTTAAAAGATGCTCGTTAGATGTATAAAACATTTAACGAGCATCTTTTTTAGAAGAATGCCATATATAAATGAATGGATGAGCCAATCGCTCCTCCAATCACAAAGTACATAATCATTTGAATAGGAACAAACCATTTAATTTCCGTTAGGTCCGTTTTATTCTCCGTGGAGACTCTTGAAAGAAAAAAGTACCCGATACCGACAGTGATTCCAAGCAGTGGCAACATCATTTGAACTTGTTGCGGACGCCATAATCCAAACGATACCCCTATGACAAATCCCAATAGCTGTAGTAATCTACGACTTTTTTTAGAAATCATAACCAAACCTCCTCTATTTCAATATGCCCACAAATTGTATCACATAACGAAATAGAATAAAGGTATAAAAAAATAAAGATAAAAGGCTTGTAATCCTATACTGTGTAATATATAGTATTGTGTATAAGGAGGTGTCGAGTTGGACACGCAGTTAAAAAAAGGATTAATTGAATATTACATCTTAGCAAATTTGAATTATGGAGATTCTTACGGGTACGAAATTGTAAAGACCGTTTCTTCTCACTTACCAATCACCGAGTCCACCTTATATCCTATTTTAAAAAGGTTGGAAAGCCAGGGGAAGGTGACTACTTATTCCAATGCACATAACGGGCGACTGAGAAAATACTATCAGATCCAACCAGAAGGACTCAAAAGTATTCAGGGATTCTTAGATTCTTGGGAGAAAGTTCAAGCGATACATGAATATATTAAAAGGAGTGTAGAAGATGAATAGAATTGAATTTATCAAAACATTGAGCAGTCAGTTATCTTACATTATGAGACCAGAAGAAGTTCGAGAATTAGTGGATTATTATGATGAAATGATTCTTGATCTTATGGAAGAAGGCATGACAGAAGAGAAAGCAGTCAGTCAACTAGACACACCTGAACAAATCATTGATTCGGTTAAAGGAACACCTCTTGAGTGGAATTTGCCGATATCCAAGAAATTCAGTCCATACCTTGTGATTCTCCTGATTTTAGGATTTCCGCTCTGGGGTTCACTAGGATTGGCAGGAATTTTACTAGTATTCAGTCTCTACGTTGTGATTTGGTGTATTCCAGTTATAACTGGAGCTCTTGCCTTCGCAGGGGTCGCAGGTGGACTGGCGAGTACGATCTTAAGCCCATTAGCTTTAATGGATGGATTTCATATAGGATTGACTCAGCTTGGAATTGGTTTGATGCTATTTGGAGCAGGCCTACTCATTACATTGATAACGATAAGCATTAGTAAACGGTTTGTTAGGTATAGTCAGAAAACAACAAACTACTTTAAAGAAAAAATCTTTCATCAAAGAGGTGCATTCAGTCTATGAAAATCGGGAAAACTTTTTTAACGAAACTAAGTGTCGCTTTTATGGTTATTGGTTTATGTATTTCTTTTATAGGGTATGCAATGAGTGGATTTGATACTGAAAACTATACAGACAACCAAAATAGCTGGTACAGAGTCGTTCGCTTCGAATAAACGACTTGAAATCGTTGACAATAAAATAGAGGTAGGGTATTCTATAGACATCTTAAAAAAGATCGAGGTGTACTCTGGGCCAATGCGTAACTAATCCTATAACAAATCAATAAGACAAAAATTAGGTTCTTCTAGAACTCTATTTAGTTATGTCTTTATTAGATGGAATGGGATCAGGCGATTGTGCATACAGAGGACCAGACTAAAAACAACTGATTGTTTTTAGTCTTATAGATCTCTATCACAAATTCAAACCTCCCATTCCGCAACAGTGGAATAGGAGGTTTTTTCATGTTTCTTAAATCCTAATGACGATAATGAATGGATAAGAGAAAGGGCGAGATCAGCATGGCTTGGATAGAAGCAAATAAAATCACATACTCGATTAAAGATAGAACATTATTCAATATAGAAAACTTAAAAGTAGAACCAGGAGATAAAATAGGATTAGTCGGAAAAAATGGTAGTGGGAAAACGACCTTACTGAATATTTTAAAAGGAACGCTCCAACCGGAAACGGGTACGGTTAAACGCAATCAGAAGATCTCTTTTATTCCGCAATTAAAAGAACCAACCGGAACAAAAAGTGGTGGAGAAATCACAGCCAGTGCAATCGTTACAAGTCTGAATGAAAAGTCCGGCGTGCTCTTGGCGGATGAACCTACGACGCATCTCGATATTGAACATGTGGAATGGTTAGAAAAAGAAATCAAGGCTTATAAAGGAGCCTATATCATTATTTCTCATGATCGTGACTTTTTAGATCATACATGTACTAAAGTATGGGAGCTCAGTCATGAAAAAATCACGGAGTATACAGGAAACTATTCAGATTACGAAGCACTGAAACAAAGTGAACTAGAACGTAAACAAGTGTCTTACGATTCCTATAAGAAAAAGGAAAAACAGTTAACAGAAGCTTTGGAAAGTAAAAAGGATAAAGCAGACCGTATAACAGATGAATCTAGCCATTTTTATTTCAGAAAAAAGGCGCAAAAACTCTATAAATCTGCTAAATCTATGGAAAAAAGAATCGAACAACTAAAAACTGTAGAAAGACCAGAAGAACAAGAATTGATCAAGATGAAGTTAACCAATGCTAGAGGATTCGTCAATAAAAAGATTATACGAGCGAACGAATTTGGATTGGCGTTTCCTCAAAAAGTTCTATTTAAACCAACAAGTTTCTTTATTAAAGGCGGAGAAAAAGTCGCCATTGTGGGAACGAATGGTAGTGGAAAAACAACGTTATTGAATAGTATTCTATCTGAAGCGGAAGGCATTAAACGATCAGAAGCGATGAAGCCTGGTTATTTTGCTCAAAATCTTAGTGTCTTAAAAGAGCAGAAGACTATTTTAGAGAATGTACAAGAAGGTTCTTTACAGACAGAAACTCTGATTCGAATCGTTTTGGCACAATTGCTGTTCAAAAACGATGATGTTCATAAGCCAATTCACGTACTGAGTGGTGGAGAGCGCGTCAAAGTAGCGCTAGCCAAGTTGATTGTTGGAGATTACAATACCTTGATACTAGATGAACCAACAAACTTTTTAGATACGCAGGCAATTGAAGCGCTGGAAGCTTTACTGGCAGAATATGAGGGGAGTATTTTATTCGTGTCCCATGACCGAAGGTTTATGAATAAAATCGCTGAGCGGTTATTGATTATCGAAAATCAGTCTCTCAAAGTGTTTGAAGGCAGTTATGACGTCTTCAAACAATTGAAAGAACAGAGAGGGCCGGATGCATACGGAGAAGAAAAATTGCGTCTAGAAAATGAAATCGTGACGGTGTTAAGTCAGTTGAGCATCGAATCAACAACAGAACTAGAAAACCAATTTCAAGAATTACTGAAAACGAAAAAGCGATTAATTGAACAATTGAATCAAGAAAAGTAGAAACGAGCAAGCTTCTTCTCCAGCATAATAGGGAGAAGAAGCTTGCTTTAGTTTTGGAAAGTAAGGTATAGATGATATTATCTTGAAGCATTAGAATATGGTACACTTAATATGAAATACATTTTAATATGTAGAGACACGTTGCTAAAATCTCTTTAATTAAATAAGTTTTTGAGAAAATAGTAGCGATTTAGTCATTAAAAAATAGACTGGTTTTGCTAGTCAGTAACGACTAAAATCTTAAAGACAATCGAAAAGGAGCGGACTAGATGCACAAGGAATACGAAACGGCTATGGAACTGATCGTTTGTATCACAATGCCGAACGAAGGGGACCATGTTATCAAGCTAGCAAATGAAGAGGGGGTACAAGGTGGTACTATATTTTATGGCGAAGGAACCTCTGGTAAAGGTATTTTAAAAACTTTAGGGTTGAATTCTATTAAGCGTGAAATTGTACTGATGGTAACTTCAGAAACAAAAGCTTCACGTGCTTTGAAACACATCGCAAAAGCAAAGGTTATGAAGAAAAAAAGTAATGGGATTGGATTTAGAGTATCTTTGAGTGATGTTTTAGGGATACATGAAAATATTGAAGAAAAACTAAATGATTTTGATGAGGAGACTAAAAAAATGCATCAAGCTATTTATGTAATTGTAAACAAAGGAGAAGCAGAAGATGTAATGGAGTATGCGCAAGATGCGGGCGCTCAAGGAGGAACAATCATCCAAGCGAGAGGCGCTGGCAATGCAGAATCTAGAACCGTCTTCCATATGGATATTGTTCCAGAAAAAGAAATTATTTTAATTATTGCTGAGAAAGAACACTCTCAGACGATTATTGATACCATTAGTGAAAAACTGCATATTGAAGAACCCAATAAAGGGATTTTATTTGTTACAGACTTAAATGAGACAATAGGACTTAATTAATCGAACTGAAAGGAGGTCTTTATTTAAGTGAATATTCTTAAAGAAAAATTCTTAGAAGTTATTCGCGCTGTTACACCAATCGTTGTTTTAGTGCTCATTATCCACTTCTTATTTGTTCCATTGCCGACAAGCTCTCTGATAGGATTCCTATTCGGTGCAATCGTCATTGTGATTGGACTTGCAATCTTCCTTATGGGAATTGATATTGCACTCGAGCCTATAGGATCTCATATGGGTAAAGGGATAGCAAGGTCTAACAAGATCATCGTAGTGGTCATTGTTGGATTACTACTTGGATTCTTTATCTCTTCTGCAGAACCTAGTTTGACGGTATTAGGAAACCAAATTGGATTAGTAACAGGGGGAGATATTACTAGTTCCTTTATCGTTATTGTAGTGTCTTTAGGTATCGCGGTTATGGTTGTTGTTGGTCTGCTCAGGGTGGTTTATAGTTTGTCTATTATTCCTATTCTAACAATTGCTTATGGTTTGATCTTGTTACTTTCATTCTTTACCTCAACAGAGTTTTTATCAATTTCTTTCGATGCATCTGGAGCAACTACTGGTTCCATTACTGTTCCATTCCTACTCGCATTATCAACAGGTATTGCTTCTTTGAAAAAAAGTAGTAAAAATTCCGGTGAGGATAGTTTTGGACTCGTAGCGATTGCTTCTACAGGTGCCATTCTTTCAGTTATGATCGTGAACGTCTTTTCACCTACAGAAGAACTATCTGGTTCTTTAGATATTGTGATGGGAACAGAAAATGGCTTTTTCCTCGATTTAATTAGAGAAATTTTCAATCAAATTGGAGAAGTGATCGTAGCAATATTGCCAATTGTCATCCTATTCGGTCTGTATCAAATAATTTGGCTCAAGCTACCTAAAAGAAAGTTAAATAAAATCTTGATTGGTGTATTGTATGTCTTTATTGGACTCGTACTATTCCTTTCAGGGGTAAATGCTGGATTTATGAATGTAGGAAGCTTAATTGGATACACATTAGCGGCTCAAGAGTCTTACGGACTACTATTTATATTAGGATTTTCGCTTGGTTTCTTATCAATCCTAGCAGAGCCAGCAGTAAGCGTACTGACAAAACAGATTGGGGCTGTAACTTCTGGAGCAATCAAGCCAGTAGCAGTACTATCGACCTTATCTATTGGTGTAGGTTTAGCTATTCTACTTTCTACTATGAGACTGGTTATATTTGATTTAGAACTTTGGCATATTCTACTTCCAGGATACCTACTAGCTATTTTTCTCAGTTATGTCGTTCCTAAACGCTTTGTCGGGATGGCATTTGACGCAGGAGGCGTTGCATCAGGTCCCATGACGGCGACCTTCATACTAGCTTTTATACAAGGAGCTGCGGAAGCTATTCCCCACGCTAGTGTCTTGATTGATGGATTTGGTATGATTGCATTAGTTGCCTTAATGCCCATCCTCAGTTTACAGATCTTTGGATTGATTTATCATTTGAAAGCAAAACAAACTCAAAAAAGTGTGAACTAAAAAAATCCCTTTGTAAATCAACGAAAGTGTTGATCTACAAAGGGATTTAATTTTTAGCCTTTTATATTGTTGCTGGTGCTCCAGGTCCCAAAGGAAGTCCGAATATATACCAGATAACTAGTAACATTGACCACGCAATCAAGAAAGAGATGGTGTAGTAAATCATCGTTGAAATGATGGTTCCAAGCCCACTCTTCTTGTCGTATCTTTGAGCAAAGACTAAGATCATAGCAAAATAACTCATTAATGGAGATACAACGTTTGTAGAAGAATCTGCAATACGGTAAGCCATCAATGTCATTTCAGGCGCAATATTCAAATTGAACATCATAGGTGCAAAAATCGGTGCCATGATAGCCCATTTGGCACTTGCAGATCCCATGAAGAGATTGATAAATGCAGTGAATAAGATAAAGGCTAGAATCAGTGGCAAACCAACAAATCCGATATTTTCGAGTAAGTTCGCTCCGTTACTTGCAATGATTGAGCCAAGATTCGTATAAGCAAAGTAATTGATAAACTGAGCAGCGAAGAAGGCTAATACTAAGTATCCACCCATTGAGCTCATGGATTCAGACATCCCTTTAACAAAGTCATGAGATGACTTAATTTTACCTATTGTGATTCCGT
Coding sequences within:
- a CDS encoding aminopeptidase C; amino-acid sequence: MTINEKLLTAYKEKFNAEPSNHAVKQAIAKVGIADASIDNNRLRRHSFIFSNETTRGEITNQKSSGRCWMFAALNTARVDTMKKLDVKTFEFSQNYTLFWDKLEKSNYLLENIIDTVEEPLNSRLVQHLLFDPIQDGGQWDMFSGLLEKYGAVPKSVMPETYHSSNTRELNTLLTAKLREFAAKIREAHKSGASREALLEIKESSLYFVYNLLVKTLGEVPETFTYEYRDNQNDFHRIKDITPQDFFKEYVEWDLNDRVSLINAPTEDKPYGKAYTVKYLGTVKEAKPVTYINVPIDVLKKAAVAAIKDGEPIWFGCDVGKMLDRKAGIMDHHAYDYEATLGETVELTKAQRLDYGESLLTHAMVFVGVDLDEDGAPIKWKVENSWGDTSGDKGVYSMSDQWFDEYNYQITVSKKYVEEQWLKALEEPVTELEPWDPMGALAMMQ
- a CDS encoding P-II family nitrogen regulator, with the translated sequence MHKEYETAMELIVCITMPNEGDHVIKLANEEGVQGGTIFYGEGTSGKGILKTLGLNSIKREIVLMVTSETKASRALKHIAKAKVMKKKSNGIGFRVSLSDVLGIHENIEEKLNDFDEETKKMHQAIYVIVNKGEAEDVMEYAQDAGAQGGTIIQARGAGNAESRTVFHMDIVPEKEIILIIAEKEHSQTIIDTISEKLHIEEPNKGILFVTDLNETIGLN
- a CDS encoding PadR family transcriptional regulator → MDTQLKKGLIEYYILANLNYGDSYGYEIVKTVSSHLPITESTLYPILKRLESQGKVTTYSNAHNGRLRKYYQIQPEGLKSIQGFLDSWEKVQAIHEYIKRSVEDE
- the abc-f gene encoding ribosomal protection-like ABC-F family protein; this translates as MAWIEANKITYSIKDRTLFNIENLKVEPGDKIGLVGKNGSGKTTLLNILKGTLQPETGTVKRNQKISFIPQLKEPTGTKSGGEITASAIVTSLNEKSGVLLADEPTTHLDIEHVEWLEKEIKAYKGAYIIISHDRDFLDHTCTKVWELSHEKITEYTGNYSDYEALKQSELERKQVSYDSYKKKEKQLTEALESKKDKADRITDESSHFYFRKKAQKLYKSAKSMEKRIEQLKTVERPEEQELIKMKLTNARGFVNKKIIRANEFGLAFPQKVLFKPTSFFIKGGEKVAIVGTNGSGKTTLLNSILSEAEGIKRSEAMKPGYFAQNLSVLKEQKTILENVQEGSLQTETLIRIVLAQLLFKNDDVHKPIHVLSGGERVKVALAKLIVGDYNTLILDEPTNFLDTQAIEALEALLAEYEGSILFVSHDRRFMNKIAERLLIIENQSLKVFEGSYDVFKQLKEQRGPDAYGEEKLRLENEIVTVLSQLSIESTTELENQFQELLKTKKRLIEQLNQEK
- a CDS encoding DUF1700 domain-containing protein, which produces MNRIEFIKTLSSQLSYIMRPEEVRELVDYYDEMILDLMEEGMTEEKAVSQLDTPEQIIDSVKGTPLEWNLPISKKFSPYLVILLILGFPLWGSLGLAGILLVFSLYVVIWCIPVITGALAFAGVAGGLASTILSPLALMDGFHIGLTQLGIGLMLFGAGLLITLITISISKRFVRYSQKTTNYFKEKIFHQRGAFSL
- a CDS encoding 3D domain-containing protein, yielding MSTVQKFLIKAGATIAFASMFTFGNTSDASAQEMSADNWEPRTVSEISSEIAAQKENQDGNDAIEYTFQWGDTLWGVSKATDVSIDKLAKVNDIDNRSMIQVDTKIYLSGDSSIISVENNDEVVSYDVSEEEVVETETPQEVQESVKEEVVEEEAVTEETPEATETTAPEAPSEDISTSSSEAQASAQSGRTVSVEATAYSLNQPELGNITYSGIDLRQNPNVIAVDPSFIPLGSRINVPGYGEFIAGDTGGAIKGNRIDIHMTDIQQALQFGRRSIEVQIIE
- a CDS encoding DUF1538 domain-containing protein, with the translated sequence MNILKEKFLEVIRAVTPIVVLVLIIHFLFVPLPTSSLIGFLFGAIVIVIGLAIFLMGIDIALEPIGSHMGKGIARSNKIIVVVIVGLLLGFFISSAEPSLTVLGNQIGLVTGGDITSSFIVIVVSLGIAVMVVVGLLRVVYSLSIIPILTIAYGLILLLSFFTSTEFLSISFDASGATTGSITVPFLLALSTGIASLKKSSKNSGEDSFGLVAIASTGAILSVMIVNVFSPTEELSGSLDIVMGTENGFFLDLIREIFNQIGEVIVAILPIVILFGLYQIIWLKLPKRKLNKILIGVLYVFIGLVLFLSGVNAGFMNVGSLIGYTLAAQESYGLLFILGFSLGFLSILAEPAVSVLTKQIGAVTSGAIKPVAVLSTLSIGVGLAILLSTMRLVIFDLELWHILLPGYLLAIFLSYVVPKRFVGMAFDAGGVASGPMTATFILAFIQGAAEAIPHASVLIDGFGMIALVALMPILSLQIFGLIYHLKAKQTQKSVN
- the alr gene encoding alanine racemase — encoded protein: MDYGSYRFTRAEINLDHIAYNYTQMKSLLDTQTKFMAVVKADAYGHGAVEVGKKLEELGTDYLAVAVLDEALELREAGIEVPILMFGPVEEQTIATAIANNITMTVFTESVAEQVRKTAENLRKVATVHLKVDTGMSRIGVRSNQEALKVMHTMESEFVLFDGVFTHFADAENLEDPSFTKAQFKTFMNIVSFLEENDIKFNLKHCCNTAATLAYPEFHLDMIRTGISIYGYHPDKSMESTIDLKPIMKLTTHAAFIKTISKGDTVGYGRTYTAESKRTIATILLGYADGIPRQLSNRWYLTTNGKKAPIVGRICMDQIMLDVTNIDSISEDDEIVFFGDPAADYPSLYAMAELTNSFHYELLCGIGKRIPRVYMKNKEVVVKTNMLLN